One window of Flavobacterium dauae genomic DNA carries:
- a CDS encoding M16 family metallopeptidase, translated as MKKILVFASALLLTISVEAQIKRPQPQPGPMPTVHVQKPQEFTMKNGLKVMVVEDHKLPRVSYMLTIDTPPYVEGAKAGVSSLTSAVVGNGTAKTSKEKFNDEIDFLGANVSFWNTGASASGLSKYSSRLLELMAEGSLSPLFSQEEFDKAKQQAIEGLKADEKSVSSVASRVTNALLFGKNHPNGEFITEQTLNNVTLADVKQNYASYFVPENAYLVVVGDVKFKDVKKQVEKLFKDWKKASAPVAKYPEPVNVAKTQIDFVDMPNAVQSEIALVNTVNLKLTDKDYFAGLIANQILGGGGEGRLFLNLREAHGWTYGAYSSLGSGKYTSKFKASASVRNVVTDSAVVEFVNELQKIRTQPVTQAELDLAKAKYIGNFVMETQKPGTIASFALRTKTQNLPEDFYENYIKNIQAVTVADVQRVANKFFKKDNQRIVIVGKGSDVAGTLDRLGYPVNYYDPYANQVEKPMFKKAAPAGVTSKTVIENFINAIGGEKKLKEVKSLSVVSKGSMQGMEISLTQKQTNKGQSMMSLNGMGMELMKQVVTPTMGYSAQQGQKQDLTGDELKEAQESSKLFNELDDLKNAASFELTGIETFNGEEAYVLKKDKETTYYSVATGLKIATTEAVEAQGKTFEMTSTYGDYKEVKGIKIAHATSLPLGPGMSVEFKVSEIKVNEGVSDADFK; from the coding sequence ATGAAAAAAATATTAGTATTCGCATCAGCTTTGTTACTAACTATTAGTGTCGAAGCTCAAATAAAACGCCCGCAACCGCAACCGGGTCCAATGCCAACCGTTCATGTTCAAAAACCGCAAGAGTTTACCATGAAAAACGGTTTAAAGGTAATGGTGGTAGAAGATCATAAATTACCACGTGTAAGTTATATGTTAACTATTGATACACCGCCTTATGTAGAAGGTGCAAAAGCCGGAGTATCAAGTTTAACAAGTGCTGTTGTTGGTAATGGAACCGCAAAAACATCTAAAGAAAAGTTCAACGATGAAATTGATTTCTTGGGTGCTAATGTAAGTTTTTGGAATACGGGAGCTTCTGCGAGCGGATTGTCTAAATACAGTTCTCGTTTGTTAGAATTAATGGCAGAAGGATCTTTAAGCCCATTATTCTCTCAAGAAGAATTCGATAAAGCAAAACAGCAAGCAATAGAAGGTTTAAAAGCCGATGAAAAATCGGTTTCTTCAGTAGCAAGTCGTGTTACAAATGCGTTATTGTTTGGAAAAAATCACCCTAACGGTGAGTTTATTACAGAACAAACACTAAACAATGTTACGTTGGCAGATGTTAAACAAAATTACGCATCGTATTTTGTACCAGAAAACGCTTATTTAGTAGTTGTTGGTGATGTAAAGTTTAAAGATGTTAAAAAGCAGGTTGAGAAATTATTCAAAGACTGGAAAAAAGCATCTGCACCCGTTGCAAAATATCCAGAACCAGTAAATGTTGCTAAAACACAAATCGATTTTGTGGATATGCCAAATGCAGTTCAGTCAGAAATTGCTTTAGTAAATACCGTAAATTTAAAATTAACCGATAAAGATTATTTTGCAGGTTTAATTGCTAACCAGATTTTAGGTGGCGGAGGAGAAGGACGTTTGTTTTTAAACTTACGTGAGGCACACGGATGGACGTACGGAGCTTATTCTTCATTAGGTTCAGGAAAATACACTTCAAAATTCAAAGCATCGGCATCGGTTCGTAATGTAGTTACCGATTCTGCGGTGGTAGAATTTGTAAACGAATTACAAAAAATCAGAACACAACCTGTAACACAAGCAGAATTAGATCTTGCAAAAGCAAAATACATAGGAAACTTTGTAATGGAAACGCAAAAACCAGGTACTATTGCAAGTTTTGCATTAAGAACAAAAACGCAAAATTTACCTGAAGATTTCTATGAAAACTACATTAAAAACATTCAGGCAGTAACTGTTGCTGATGTTCAGCGCGTAGCAAACAAATTCTTTAAGAAAGACAATCAACGCATTGTAATTGTTGGTAAAGGTTCTGATGTAGCCGGTACTTTAGATCGTTTAGGATATCCGGTAAATTATTATGATCCTTATGCAAATCAGGTTGAAAAACCTATGTTTAAAAAAGCTGCACCTGCTGGCGTAACTTCAAAAACAGTAATCGAAAACTTTATCAATGCAATTGGTGGTGAGAAAAAACTGAAAGAAGTTAAATCGTTAAGCGTTGTTTCTAAAGGTTCTATGCAAGGTATGGAAATTTCTTTAACTCAAAAACAAACTAATAAAGGACAATCTATGATGTCTTTAAACGGAATGGGAATGGAGTTAATGAAACAAGTAGTTACACCTACAATGGGATATTCTGCTCAACAAGGTCAAAAGCAAGATTTAACTGGTGACGAATTAAAAGAAGCTCAAGAATCATCTAAACTATTTAATGAATTAGACGATTTAAAAAATGCAGCTTCGTTTGAATTAACAGGTATTGAAACTTTTAACGGAGAAGAAGCGTATGTTTTAAAGAAAGACAAAGAAACGACTTATTACAGCGTAGCTACCGGTTTAAAAATTGCTACTACAGAAGCTGTTGAAGCACAAGGAAAAACTTTTGAAATGACTTCTACTTACGGCGACTACAAAGAGGTTAAAGGTATTAAAATTGCTCACGCAACATCTTTACCTTTAGGTCCAGGAATGTCGGTAGAATTTAAAGTTTCTGAAATAAAAGTAAATGAAGGCGTATCAGACGCAGATTTTAAATAA